A section of the Streptomyces xinghaiensis S187 genome encodes:
- a CDS encoding SDR family oxidoreductase, protein MNGQGRLAGRVALVAGATRGAGRAIAVQLGTEGATVYVTGRTTRARRSEVDRPETIEETAELVTAAGGTGIAVPTDHLEREQVRALTERVDREQGRLDVLVNDLWGGEHLVDFGKKMWEIGLERGLRMLRLGVESHIVTSHYALPLLIRRPGGLLVEITDGTAETNKDYRESLYYDLTKYAPLRMALGLGTELEEYGCTAVAVTPGFLRSEQMLDHFGVTEENWRDGVAKEPSFAISESPVFVGRAVAALAADPEVARWNGQSLSSGQLSRVYGFTDTDGTRPDAWRYLREVTAGGREADDAEYR, encoded by the coding sequence GTGAACGGACAGGGCAGGCTGGCGGGCCGGGTGGCGCTCGTCGCGGGAGCCACCCGCGGCGCGGGACGCGCCATCGCCGTACAACTGGGGACCGAGGGCGCGACCGTCTATGTGACCGGCCGCACCACACGGGCGCGGCGCAGCGAGGTGGACCGCCCGGAGACCATCGAGGAGACCGCCGAACTCGTGACCGCCGCGGGCGGCACGGGCATCGCGGTGCCCACCGACCATCTGGAGCGGGAACAGGTCCGTGCGCTGACCGAGCGCGTCGACCGCGAGCAGGGGCGGCTGGACGTCCTCGTCAACGACCTCTGGGGCGGGGAACACCTCGTCGACTTCGGGAAGAAGATGTGGGAGATCGGCCTGGAGCGCGGCCTGCGCATGCTGCGGCTCGGCGTCGAGAGCCACATCGTCACCAGCCACTACGCGCTGCCGCTGCTGATCCGCCGGCCCGGCGGGCTGCTGGTGGAGATCACCGACGGCACCGCCGAGACGAACAAGGACTACCGCGAGAGCCTCTACTACGACCTCACCAAGTACGCGCCCCTGCGGATGGCCCTCGGCCTCGGAACGGAACTGGAGGAGTACGGCTGCACGGCGGTCGCCGTCACGCCCGGCTTCCTCCGCTCCGAGCAGATGCTCGACCACTTCGGGGTGACGGAGGAGAACTGGCGGGACGGTGTGGCGAAGGAGCCGAGTTTCGCGATCTCGGAGTCCCCGGTCTTCGTCGGCCGGGCCGTCGCCGCACTGGCCGCCGACCCGGAGGTGGCGCGCTGGAACGGGCAGTCGCTCTCCAGCGGGCAGCTCTCCCGGGTCTACGGCTTCACCGACACCGACGGCACCCGGCCGGACGCCTGGCGGTACCTCAGGGAGGTGACGGCCGGCGGCCGGGAGGCGGACGACGCGGAGTACCGCTGA
- a CDS encoding helix-turn-helix transcriptional regulator, whose protein sequence is MRAARLIRMVLLLQSRPSMTGAELARELEVSERTVARDVLALSEAGVPVYAARGRTGGYRLIGGYRTRLTGLARGEAETLFLSGVPSALRAMGLADTASAARLKVAAALLPELSDTPASAAQRFHLDAPGWWQEPVTPEPLPLIAEAVWGDRLLTARYRRRAETGGTEVRRALEPYGLVLKAGVWYLVARPAEEGLSPPRAAVPAPRDSGGSGGSGRTPGAGPGPRSHRVYRVERFGSVTVSEQRFARDEGFDLPGFWQERAAEFARSILRDTVVVRLSAAGARKLPRVTDRVAAREALAAAGEADGEGWVTVTLPVESLDVAHEQVLALGPEAELLEPPELRARFAEAAARAAALYARDRHGERAGQDRRDGRDGR, encoded by the coding sequence ATGCGTGCCGCCCGGCTGATCCGCATGGTGCTGCTCCTCCAGTCCCGGCCGTCGATGACCGGGGCCGAACTGGCGCGGGAGCTGGAGGTGTCCGAACGGACCGTCGCCCGTGACGTCCTGGCGCTCTCGGAGGCGGGGGTGCCCGTCTACGCGGCGCGCGGCCGGACGGGCGGCTACCGGCTCATCGGCGGCTACCGCACCCGTCTGACCGGTCTGGCCCGCGGCGAGGCGGAGACGCTGTTCCTCTCCGGGGTGCCCTCGGCGCTCCGCGCCATGGGCCTGGCGGACACCGCCTCGGCGGCCCGGCTGAAGGTGGCCGCCGCGCTGCTGCCCGAACTGAGCGACACCCCCGCGAGCGCGGCACAGCGCTTCCATCTGGACGCACCGGGCTGGTGGCAGGAGCCGGTGACCCCGGAGCCGCTGCCGCTGATCGCGGAGGCGGTGTGGGGCGACCGGCTGCTGACGGCCCGCTACCGGCGGCGGGCGGAGACGGGCGGCACGGAGGTGCGGCGCGCCCTGGAACCGTACGGACTCGTCCTCAAGGCGGGCGTCTGGTACCTGGTGGCCCGGCCGGCCGAGGAGGGGCTCTCCCCGCCGCGGGCGGCGGTCCCGGCGCCCCGGGACTCCGGCGGGTCCGGCGGGTCCGGCCGGACGCCCGGCGCCGGACCCGGCCCCCGGTCCCACCGGGTCTACCGCGTGGAGCGCTTCGGCTCCGTCACCGTCTCGGAGCAGCGGTTCGCCCGGGACGAGGGGTTCGATCTGCCGGGCTTCTGGCAGGAACGGGCCGCGGAGTTCGCCCGTTCGATCCTGCGCGACACCGTCGTCGTACGGCTCTCCGCGGCCGGGGCCCGGAAGCTGCCCCGGGTCACCGACCGGGTGGCGGCGCGGGAGGCCCTCGCCGCGGCCGGGGAGGCCGACGGGGAGGGGTGGGTCACCGTCACCCTGCCCGTGGAGTCGCTCGACGTCGCCCACGAGCAGGTACTCGCCCTGGGCCCGGAGGCCGAACTGCTGGAGCCGCCCGAGCTGCGCGCCCGCTTCGCGGAGGCGGCGGCCCGCGCGGCCGCGCTGTACGCGCGGGACCGGCACGGCGAACGGGCCGGGCAGGACCGGCGGGACGGGCGGGACGGGCGGTAG
- the sucB gene encoding 2-oxoglutarate dehydrogenase, E2 component, dihydrolipoamide succinyltransferase, with product MAVSVTLPALGESVTEGTVTRWLKAEGERVEADEPLLEVSTDKVDTEIPAPAAGVLSSIKVAEDETVEVGAELAVIDDGSGAPAETAAPAAEAAPAAEAQPEPEPAPAPQAEAPRQEAAPAPSGGGAEGTPVTLPALGESVTEGTVTRWLKEVGESVETDEPLLEVSTDKVDTEIPSPAAGTLLEILVGEDETAEVGAKLAVIGAAGQAPAAAPAPAPAPAQEAPKQEAPKQEAPAPAPAPEPAPAPEPQAPQAPAPQRAEAPAPEPQPAAPAPAPAPAPAPRAGAEAGGEGAYVTPLVRKLAAEHGVDLSSVKGTGVGGRIRKQDVIAAAEAAKAAAPAAAAPAPKAAAPVQPSPLRGQTVKMSRIRKATAKHMTESLKVSAQLTTVIEADVTRVMRLRARAKEQFLAREGVKLSPMPFFVKAVTEALKVHPAVNAKINDDETITYHDTENIGIAVDTEKGLFVPVIDNAGDLNLAGIAKKTADLANRTRNGGLKPDELSGGTFTVTNTGSRGALFDTPILNQPQVAMLAIGATVRRPVVVDTPEGESIAIRDMVYLALTYDHRLVDGADAARFLGTLKTRLEEGAFESDLGL from the coding sequence ATGGCGGTTTCCGTAACCCTCCCGGCGCTCGGCGAGAGCGTGACCGAGGGCACCGTCACCCGATGGCTGAAGGCCGAGGGTGAACGCGTCGAGGCCGACGAGCCGCTGCTCGAGGTCTCGACCGACAAGGTCGACACCGAGATCCCGGCCCCGGCGGCCGGTGTTCTCTCCTCCATCAAGGTGGCCGAGGACGAGACCGTCGAGGTGGGCGCCGAACTGGCCGTCATCGACGACGGTTCCGGCGCCCCGGCCGAGACCGCGGCTCCGGCCGCCGAGGCCGCCCCGGCGGCCGAGGCGCAGCCCGAGCCCGAGCCCGCCCCGGCCCCGCAGGCCGAGGCCCCGCGGCAGGAGGCCGCTCCGGCGCCGTCCGGCGGAGGCGCCGAGGGCACCCCGGTCACACTGCCCGCCCTGGGCGAGTCCGTGACCGAGGGCACCGTCACCCGGTGGCTGAAGGAGGTCGGCGAGTCGGTCGAGACCGACGAGCCGCTGCTGGAGGTCTCCACGGACAAGGTCGACACCGAGATCCCGTCGCCCGCCGCCGGCACCCTGCTGGAGATCCTGGTCGGCGAGGACGAGACCGCGGAGGTCGGCGCCAAGCTGGCCGTCATCGGCGCGGCCGGACAGGCCCCGGCCGCCGCTCCCGCCCCGGCCCCCGCGCCGGCGCAGGAGGCCCCGAAGCAGGAAGCGCCGAAGCAGGAGGCGCCCGCCCCCGCTCCGGCTCCCGAGCCCGCCCCGGCTCCGGAACCGCAGGCTCCGCAGGCCCCGGCACCGCAGCGCGCCGAGGCCCCGGCTCCGGAACCCCAGCCGGCCGCTCCCGCGCCCGCCCCGGCCCCCGCGCCGGCTCCGCGGGCCGGCGCCGAGGCCGGCGGTGAGGGCGCGTACGTCACCCCGCTGGTCCGCAAGCTCGCCGCCGAGCACGGCGTGGACCTGTCCTCGGTCAAGGGCACCGGTGTCGGCGGCCGCATCCGCAAGCAGGATGTCATCGCCGCCGCCGAGGCCGCCAAGGCCGCGGCTCCGGCCGCCGCCGCGCCGGCCCCGAAGGCCGCCGCCCCGGTGCAGCCGTCGCCGCTGCGCGGCCAGACGGTGAAGATGAGCCGGATCCGCAAGGCCACGGCCAAGCACATGACCGAGTCCCTCAAGGTCTCGGCGCAGCTGACCACCGTGATCGAGGCGGACGTCACCCGCGTCATGCGGCTCCGGGCGCGGGCCAAGGAGCAGTTCCTGGCGCGCGAGGGCGTCAAGCTCTCCCCGATGCCGTTCTTCGTGAAGGCCGTCACCGAGGCGCTGAAGGTCCACCCGGCCGTCAACGCCAAGATCAACGACGACGAGACCATCACCTACCACGACACCGAGAACATCGGCATCGCGGTGGACACGGAGAAGGGCCTCTTCGTCCCGGTCATCGACAACGCGGGTGACCTGAACCTGGCCGGCATCGCCAAGAAGACCGCCGACCTGGCCAACCGCACCCGCAACGGCGGCCTCAAGCCGGACGAGCTGTCGGGCGGCACCTTCACGGTGACGAACACCGGTTCGCGCGGAGCGCTGTTCGACACCCCGATCCTCAACCAGCCGCAGGTCGCGATGCTGGCCATCGGGGCCACCGTCCGGCGTCCGGTCGTGGTGGACACCCCGGAGGGCGAGTCCATCGCCATCCGCGACATGGTCTACCTCGCGCTGACGTACGACCACCGCCTGGTGGACGGCGCCGACGCGGCCCGCTTCCTGGGGACCCTCAAGACCCGCCTGGAAGAAGGCGCGTTCGAGAGCGACCTCGGCCTGTAA
- a CDS encoding leucyl aminopeptidase, with translation MTALTLSTSSPAALRADAIVVGVAKGAKGPVAAAGAEAVVKAFDGKLAAVLETLGATGGEGEVTKLPAPSGFKSPVVLAVGLGDAPAGGDRFDGEVLRRAAGTAARALAGAKKGGFALPVEDADDAAAVAEGALLGAYTFTAYRSAPAGGRKKDDKSTPLAEVTLLGGKPRDKAFKAAAERATALAAEVNRARDLVNMPPNDLHPKSFAASVQEAAKEHGLKVEVLDEKALAKGGYGGILGVGKGSENPPRLVRVSYTHSKAKKTLALVGKGITYDSGGISLKPAGHNETMKCDMSGAAAVFAAVVAAARLGVAVNVTGWLALAENMPSGTATRPGDVLRMYSGKTVEVLNTDAEGRLVLADALARASEEKPDAIVDVATLTGAMVLALGNRTFGIMANDDAFRASLHEISQEAGEQSWPMPLPAELRKGMDSPVADIANMGERMGGGLVAGLFLKEFLGEGITWAHLDIAGPAFHEGAPYGYTPKGGTGSAVRTLVRLAERTAAGDLG, from the coding sequence GTGACTGCACTGACTCTCAGCACTTCGTCCCCGGCCGCGCTCCGCGCGGACGCCATCGTCGTCGGCGTGGCCAAGGGCGCCAAGGGGCCCGTGGCCGCGGCCGGCGCCGAAGCCGTGGTGAAGGCCTTCGACGGCAAGCTGGCCGCCGTCCTGGAGACGCTCGGCGCCACCGGCGGCGAGGGCGAGGTGACGAAGCTGCCCGCGCCGTCCGGCTTCAAGTCCCCGGTCGTGCTGGCGGTCGGCCTCGGCGACGCCCCGGCCGGGGGCGACCGGTTCGACGGCGAGGTGCTCCGCCGGGCCGCGGGTACGGCGGCCCGTGCGCTGGCCGGTGCCAAGAAGGGCGGGTTCGCCCTGCCGGTCGAGGACGCGGACGACGCGGCGGCCGTGGCGGAGGGCGCGCTGCTCGGCGCGTACACCTTCACCGCCTACCGCTCCGCCCCGGCGGGCGGCCGGAAGAAGGACGACAAGAGCACGCCGCTGGCCGAGGTGACCCTGCTGGGCGGCAAGCCGCGCGACAAGGCGTTCAAGGCGGCGGCGGAGCGCGCGACGGCGCTGGCCGCCGAGGTCAACCGGGCGCGCGACCTGGTCAACATGCCGCCCAACGACCTGCACCCGAAGTCCTTCGCGGCGTCCGTGCAGGAGGCCGCCAAGGAGCACGGCCTGAAGGTCGAGGTGCTGGACGAGAAGGCGCTCGCCAAGGGCGGCTACGGAGGCATCCTCGGCGTCGGCAAGGGCTCGGAGAACCCGCCGCGGCTGGTCCGGGTCTCGTACACGCATTCCAAGGCCAAGAAGACCCTCGCCCTGGTGGGCAAGGGCATCACCTACGACTCGGGCGGCATCTCCCTCAAGCCGGCGGGCCACAACGAGACGATGAAGTGCGACATGAGCGGTGCGGCCGCCGTGTTCGCCGCCGTCGTCGCGGCGGCGCGGCTGGGCGTCGCGGTGAACGTCACCGGCTGGCTGGCGCTGGCCGAGAACATGCCGTCCGGCACCGCGACCCGCCCCGGCGACGTGCTGCGGATGTACAGCGGCAAGACCGTCGAGGTGCTCAACACCGACGCCGAGGGCCGGCTGGTGCTGGCGGACGCGCTCGCCCGCGCCTCGGAGGAGAAGCCGGACGCGATCGTGGACGTGGCGACGCTGACCGGCGCGATGGTGCTGGCGCTGGGCAACCGCACGTTCGGCATCATGGCGAACGACGACGCCTTCCGCGCCTCGCTGCACGAGATCTCCCAGGAGGCGGGCGAGCAGTCCTGGCCGATGCCGCTGCCGGCGGAGCTCCGCAAGGGGATGGACTCCCCGGTGGCCGACATCGCCAACATGGGCGAGCGGATGGGCGGCGGTCTCGTCGCCGGTCTCTTCCTCAAGGAGTTCCTGGGCGAGGGCATCACCTGGGCGCACCTGGACATCGCGGGTCCCGCCTTCCACGAGGGCGCCCCGTACGGCTACACCCCCAAGGGCGGTACGGGCTCGGCGGTCCGCACGCTGGTGCGGCTGGCCGAGCGCACCGCGGCGGGCGACCTGGGCTGA
- a CDS encoding adenosylcobinamide-GDP ribazoletransferase, which translates to MRFAFGTLTALPVRVTRWDRTAARGGMVCAPVAGAVLGLCAGALGGVLLLLGAGPLLAAVAGVAVPAALTRGLHLDGLADTADGLGSGRPAGEALRIMKQPDVGPFGVVTLVLVLFAQTAALAELYADGWAAGAVALAVTAAAARCALTLAARAGVPAARPEGLGAAVAGVVPVRTALTVAAVTAVVCAAAGALLGPWAALRAVLAVLAALGAAELLLRHCRSRFGGVTGDVFGALAETAATAALVVLVLG; encoded by the coding sequence CTGCGGTTCGCGTTCGGCACCCTCACCGCGCTGCCGGTGCGCGTCACCCGCTGGGACCGGACCGCCGCGCGGGGCGGCATGGTGTGCGCCCCGGTCGCCGGCGCCGTCCTGGGTCTCTGCGCGGGCGCGCTCGGCGGTGTGCTGCTCCTGCTGGGCGCGGGCCCGCTGCTGGCCGCGGTCGCCGGCGTCGCCGTACCGGCGGCGCTCACCCGCGGGCTGCATCTGGACGGTCTCGCCGACACCGCCGACGGCCTCGGCAGCGGCAGGCCCGCCGGGGAAGCCCTGCGGATCATGAAGCAGCCGGACGTCGGCCCGTTCGGGGTCGTCACCCTCGTCCTGGTGCTGTTCGCGCAGACCGCGGCCCTGGCCGAGCTGTACGCGGACGGCTGGGCGGCCGGCGCGGTCGCCCTGGCCGTGACCGCCGCGGCGGCGCGCTGCGCCCTCACCCTGGCCGCCCGCGCCGGGGTGCCCGCGGCCCGCCCGGAGGGGCTGGGCGCGGCGGTCGCGGGCGTGGTCCCCGTACGGACGGCGCTCACCGTGGCGGCGGTCACGGCGGTGGTGTGCGCGGCGGCCGGGGCCCTCCTCGGCCCGTGGGCGGCCCTGCGGGCCGTGCTCGCCGTCCTGGCCGCTCTCGGCGCGGCCGAACTCCTGCTCCGCCACTGCAGGTCGCGGTTCGGCGGGGTGACGGGCGATGTCTTCGGCGCCCTCGCCGAGACGGCCGCGACGGCGGCTCTCGTCGTGCTCGTCCTCGGCTGA
- the lpdA gene encoding dihydrolipoyl dehydrogenase, translating into MANDASTVFDLVILGGGSGGYAAALRGAQLGLDVALIEKDKLGGTCLHRGCIPTKALLHAGEVADQARDGASFGVRTSFDGIDMAGVNKYKDGVVSGLYKGLQGLVASRKVTYVTGEGRLSSPTSVDVDGQRYEGRHVLLATGSVPKSLPGLEIDGNRVISSDHALNLDRVPKSVVVLGGGVIGCEFASAWKSFGTDVTIVEALPHLVPLEDENSSKLLERAFRKRGITFSLGSRFSGVEYTDDGVKVSLENGKTFEAELLLVAVGRGPVSQGLGYEEAGVNMDRGYVLVDEYMRTNVPTISAVGDLVPTLQLAHVGFAEGILVAERLAGLKTVPIDYDGVPRVTYSHPEVASVGVTEAKAKEMYGADKVVALKYNLGGNGKSKILKTAGEIKLVQVRDGAVVGVHMVGDRMGELIGEAQLIYNWEALPAEVAQLVHAHPTQNEALGEAHLALAGKPLHSHD; encoded by the coding sequence GTGGCGAACGACGCCAGCACCGTTTTCGACCTAGTGATCCTCGGCGGCGGCAGCGGTGGCTACGCCGCCGCCCTGCGCGGGGCGCAGCTGGGCCTGGACGTCGCACTCATCGAGAAGGACAAGCTCGGCGGCACCTGTCTGCACCGCGGCTGCATCCCCACGAAGGCTCTGCTGCACGCCGGTGAGGTCGCCGACCAGGCCCGCGACGGCGCCTCGTTCGGTGTCCGGACCTCGTTCGACGGCATCGACATGGCGGGCGTGAACAAGTACAAGGACGGTGTGGTCTCCGGCCTGTACAAGGGCCTGCAGGGCCTGGTCGCCTCCCGCAAGGTGACGTATGTCACCGGCGAGGGCCGGCTGTCATCGCCCACCTCGGTGGACGTGGACGGGCAGCGCTACGAGGGCCGGCACGTGCTGCTGGCGACCGGCTCGGTGCCGAAGTCCCTGCCGGGCCTGGAGATCGACGGCAACCGCGTCATCTCCTCGGACCACGCGCTGAACCTGGACCGGGTGCCGAAGTCGGTGGTCGTCCTCGGCGGCGGCGTCATCGGCTGCGAGTTCGCCTCCGCGTGGAAGTCCTTCGGTACGGACGTGACCATCGTCGAGGCGCTCCCCCACCTCGTCCCCCTCGAGGACGAGAACAGCTCCAAGCTGCTGGAGCGCGCCTTCCGCAAGCGCGGCATCACCTTCTCGCTCGGCTCCCGCTTCTCGGGCGTCGAGTACACGGACGACGGCGTGAAGGTCTCCCTGGAGAACGGCAAGACGTTCGAGGCCGAGCTGCTGCTCGTCGCCGTCGGCCGCGGCCCCGTCTCGCAGGGCCTCGGCTACGAGGAGGCCGGGGTCAACATGGACCGCGGCTACGTCCTCGTCGACGAGTACATGCGGACCAACGTCCCCACGATCTCCGCCGTCGGCGACCTCGTGCCGACCCTCCAGCTGGCGCACGTCGGCTTCGCCGAGGGCATCCTCGTCGCGGAGCGGCTGGCCGGGCTGAAGACCGTGCCGATCGACTACGACGGCGTGCCGCGCGTCACCTACTCCCACCCGGAGGTCGCCTCCGTCGGCGTCACCGAGGCGAAGGCCAAGGAGATGTACGGTGCCGACAAGGTCGTCGCCCTCAAGTACAACCTCGGCGGCAACGGCAAGAGCAAGATCCTGAAGACCGCGGGCGAGATCAAGCTCGTCCAGGTGCGTGACGGCGCCGTGGTCGGCGTCCACATGGTCGGTGACCGGATGGGCGAACTGATCGGGGAAGCGCAGCTGATCTACAACTGGGAGGCGCTGCCGGCCGAGGTCGCACAGCTGGTCCACGCCCACCCCACGCAGAACGAGGCGCTCGGCGAGGCCCACCTGGCGCTGGCCGGCAAGCCGCTGCACTCCCACGACTGA
- the cobT gene encoding nicotinate-nucleotide--dimethylbenzimidazole phosphoribosyltransferase gives MSGLNLDDFGNLIERPDSGVRRDAEERRERLAVRPGALGRLDDLGEWLAAAQHSVAVRPVERPRLVLFAGDHGVAALGVSGRPAGSAHRLVRAVLDGESPAAVLARRFGAGIRVVDMSLDCDPGDFPEEVVRHRVRRGSGRIDVENALTSEEAEQAFRAGMAVADEEADSGTDLVVLGDLSVGGTTAASTLVAALCGTDASVVTGRGGAGIDDLAWMRKCAAIRDALRRARPVLGDQLELLAATGGADLTAMTGFLLQCAVRRTPVILDGVVSAACALVGQRVAFRAPDWWLAGQASGEPAQEKALDRMAMDPLLDHGVTAGEGTGALLALPMVQAAAALLAELPERREERPDPAPEPGTGSGSGSQPGSEPGSEPGSERDSEPEPAAAPAAREPSGDGSA, from the coding sequence ATGAGCGGTCTGAATCTCGATGACTTCGGCAATCTGATCGAGCGCCCCGACTCCGGCGTACGGCGTGACGCCGAAGAGCGCAGGGAGCGGCTGGCCGTACGGCCCGGGGCCCTCGGACGGCTGGACGATCTCGGCGAGTGGCTCGCCGCCGCGCAGCACTCGGTCGCCGTCAGGCCGGTCGAACGGCCCCGCCTCGTGCTCTTCGCCGGTGACCACGGGGTGGCCGCGCTGGGCGTCTCCGGCCGCCCCGCCGGGAGCGCGCACCGGCTCGTGCGCGCCGTCCTCGACGGGGAGAGCCCGGCGGCCGTGCTGGCCCGGCGGTTCGGAGCCGGGATACGCGTCGTGGACATGTCCCTGGACTGCGACCCCGGCGACTTCCCCGAGGAGGTCGTACGCCACCGGGTGCGGCGCGGCTCGGGCCGGATCGACGTCGAGAACGCGCTCACCTCCGAGGAGGCCGAACAGGCGTTCCGCGCCGGGATGGCCGTCGCGGACGAGGAGGCCGACTCCGGCACCGACCTCGTGGTCCTCGGCGACCTCAGCGTCGGCGGCACCACCGCGGCGAGCACCCTCGTCGCCGCCCTCTGCGGCACCGACGCCTCCGTGGTGACCGGCCGCGGCGGCGCGGGCATCGACGACCTGGCGTGGATGCGCAAGTGCGCGGCGATCCGCGACGCGCTGCGCCGCGCCCGGCCGGTCCTCGGCGACCAGCTCGAACTGCTCGCGGCCACCGGCGGCGCGGACCTCACCGCCATGACCGGCTTTCTGCTCCAGTGCGCCGTACGCCGCACGCCGGTGATCCTGGACGGGGTGGTCTCGGCCGCCTGCGCGCTGGTCGGGCAGCGGGTGGCCTTCCGCGCCCCGGACTGGTGGCTGGCGGGCCAGGCGAGCGGCGAGCCGGCGCAGGAGAAGGCGCTGGACCGGATGGCCATGGACCCGCTGCTGGACCACGGGGTGACAGCGGGCGAGGGCACCGGCGCCCTGCTCGCCCTGCCGATGGTGCAGGCGGCGGCCGCCCTGCTGGCGGAACTCCCGGAACGGCGCGAGGAGCGGCCGGACCCGGCACCGGAACCCGGCACCGGCTCGGGATCGGGCTCCCAGCCGGGCTCGGAGCCGGGCTCGGAGCCCGGCTCCGAGCGGGACTCGGAGCCGGAGCCGGCCGCGGCACCGGCCGCCCGGGAGCCGTCCGGCGACGGCAGTGCCTGA
- a CDS encoding DUF4240 domain-containing protein: MDETEFWAIVDSSREAAGGDPVEQADALVERLVLLDPESVVDFARHFESRLTRAHRWDLWAAAWLLTGDAGEEAFEGFRCWLIGQGRQVFEGALHEPDDLAELLEDFDEELDGEAEDLGYAPYEAYEQLTAVELPDLGLPEQPAEPEGTPLDFGDRAALAERFPALTERFPPPR, translated from the coding sequence ATGGACGAGACGGAGTTCTGGGCGATCGTCGACAGCTCCCGCGAGGCCGCCGGCGGGGATCCGGTGGAGCAGGCGGACGCACTCGTGGAACGGCTGGTGCTGCTGGACCCCGAATCGGTGGTGGATTTCGCCCGGCACTTCGAGTCCCGGCTGACCCGGGCCCACCGCTGGGACCTGTGGGCCGCCGCCTGGCTGCTGACGGGCGACGCCGGCGAGGAGGCGTTCGAGGGTTTCCGCTGCTGGCTGATCGGCCAGGGGCGGCAGGTGTTCGAGGGCGCGCTGCACGAGCCGGACGATCTGGCGGAGCTGCTGGAGGACTTCGACGAGGAACTGGACGGTGAGGCGGAGGACCTCGGCTACGCGCCCTACGAGGCGTACGAGCAGCTCACCGCGGTCGAACTGCCGGACCTCGGGCTGCCCGAACAGCCGGCCGAACCCGAGGGCACGCCCCTCGACTTCGGCGACCGCGCGGCGCTGGCGGAGCGCTTCCCCGCCCTCACCGAGCGGTTCCCGCCCCCGCGGTGA
- a CDS encoding GNAT family N-acetyltransferase, producing the protein MPEPLIRPVQPVTVRPAVPVDGAALGDLDRRVWSRLHSVQPEPPAPGAPFFDAAHPPEELLVAEIQARIAGYIRLVPPTRLPSNDHVRQIQGLAVDTWARGRGVARALLDAACDEARRQGAVRITLRVLGHNTPARRLYESAGFAVEGVLPGEFLLDGMFADDVLMGRSLGPENG; encoded by the coding sequence ATGCCCGAACCGCTCATACGTCCGGTTCAGCCGGTGACCGTCCGCCCCGCCGTGCCCGTCGACGGGGCCGCGCTCGGCGACCTCGACCGCCGCGTCTGGTCGCGGCTGCACTCCGTACAGCCGGAACCTCCCGCTCCGGGTGCCCCCTTCTTCGACGCGGCCCATCCGCCGGAGGAGCTCCTCGTCGCCGAGATCCAGGCGCGGATCGCCGGCTACATCCGGCTGGTGCCGCCGACCCGGCTGCCGTCCAACGACCACGTCCGGCAGATCCAGGGCCTCGCGGTCGACACCTGGGCCCGCGGCCGGGGCGTCGCCCGCGCGCTCCTCGACGCCGCCTGCGACGAGGCGCGGCGGCAGGGCGCGGTCCGGATCACCCTGCGGGTGCTGGGCCACAACACACCGGCCCGGCGGCTGTACGAGTCGGCGGGCTTCGCCGTGGAGGGCGTCCTGCCGGGCGAGTTCCTGCTGGACGGGATGTTCGCCGACGACGTCCTGATGGGACGCTCCCTGGGACCGGAGAACGGCTGA